Proteins encoded by one window of Bryobacteraceae bacterium:
- a CDS encoding TonB-dependent receptor, which translates to MLGQSFQGGVRGRIHDQSDAAVATAKVTLTAIATGVSRSTLSNDAGEYSFSAVNPDEYRITVESPGFKVATTPVTVQTQSFLTVDIPLELGNVSETVNVTEEVPLMETANASTGQVVDRQKLVDLPNLGRNPFMMSKIAQNVVPAGNPIYNRMQDQSGSSQISIAGGPVRGNNYLLDGVPITDSVNRAVIIPTIESVQEVKIQANTYDAEMGRTGGGVFNTYLKSGSNGLHGSAFGYMRQTEWAANSYFNNRGGLPRAEQPFRNYGGSIGGPVWIPKVYDGRNRTFFWLGAEAYRQTSALGSEFSVPTAAERAGDFSSSLSRTGAAQVIYDPLTTVSSSGTFTRTPFAGNRIPANRLDTVGRNIAATYPLPSREAAFLGANNYSASASLYDRADQATGKIDHEITSWWRASVSYLHYGSREPGENWFGGTTGPSSWLLARKVDATQVNSILTPDATTVVSLRYGFNRFPNASTQRSMGYNLGALGFASSFVQAVQSPTFPNVTMETFSNLGTNSNSFSVFHSKNLLGSVSKFIGRHNLKAGADFRRINIDGVNYGNNAGAFTFRDVFTRATPVSATAGTGSDLASMLLGSAAAGDGILASALFQHVDYYALYFHDDFRLNPKLTLNLGLRYEYETGLRGNDNALIVGFDRTVTSPLPVVAGASPLQGALMYAGLNGAPAQTGNNNRNKLSPRIGAAYALDSKTTLRGGYGLFWAPIPYGLQSTLGYAQTTPVLASIDGNATPASVLSNPFPSGLLPIVGNSLGQLAGVGQSISFIDQFHRSPRVHQYSFDIQRDFGGITVLAGYVGTLSRNMVLGTGNININQLEPSNLALGSALLARVPNPYYASGGTGLVGATSITRAQSLLPFPQFDRVNLTFSDRNSGRYDSLVLKAQKRMSFGLSFVSTWTYSKNQDGSFGGPGNNLNGAGTIQNAYDTRAEYGLAVVDATHRLSSAFTYELPFGRGRKWLSANRALDLVAGGWSMNAISIYQSGFPLAITQQSNNNSALGAGGQRPNATGASPAAAGSFASRLDGWINPAAFSQAPAYTFGNVSRSIGLRGPGQASWDMSVFKTFTLLEGVKAQFRAEALNAFNTPLFRSPNSAFGNANFGRVTSQANFPRLIQLGVRFFL; encoded by the coding sequence GTGTCCGCGGCCGAATCCACGATCAAAGCGACGCCGCCGTGGCGACTGCGAAGGTGACGCTGACGGCGATTGCGACCGGCGTATCCCGCTCGACGCTTTCAAACGACGCGGGTGAATACTCGTTCTCGGCGGTCAATCCCGACGAGTACAGGATCACCGTCGAAAGCCCCGGTTTCAAGGTGGCGACCACTCCGGTTACGGTCCAGACGCAAAGCTTTCTCACCGTCGACATTCCGCTCGAGCTCGGCAACGTGAGCGAAACGGTGAATGTCACGGAAGAAGTCCCCTTGATGGAAACCGCGAACGCCTCGACCGGGCAGGTGGTGGACCGGCAAAAGCTCGTCGATCTGCCTAACCTCGGCCGCAATCCGTTCATGATGTCGAAGATCGCGCAGAATGTGGTTCCGGCGGGCAACCCGATATACAACCGCATGCAGGATCAATCGGGCTCGTCGCAGATCTCGATCGCCGGTGGCCCGGTTCGCGGCAACAACTATCTGCTCGACGGCGTGCCGATCACCGACTCGGTGAACCGCGCGGTGATCATTCCGACGATCGAGTCGGTACAGGAAGTCAAGATTCAGGCGAACACTTACGACGCTGAGATGGGCCGCACGGGCGGCGGTGTATTCAACACCTATCTCAAGTCGGGCTCGAACGGCCTGCACGGCAGCGCATTCGGGTACATGCGCCAGACTGAGTGGGCGGCCAACAGCTACTTCAACAACCGCGGCGGGCTGCCGCGCGCCGAGCAGCCGTTCCGCAACTACGGCGGGTCAATCGGCGGACCGGTGTGGATTCCGAAAGTCTACGACGGGCGCAACCGCACCTTCTTCTGGCTGGGCGCGGAAGCGTATCGCCAAACGTCCGCGTTGGGCTCGGAGTTCTCGGTGCCGACGGCGGCCGAACGCGCCGGCGATTTTTCGTCGAGCCTCTCCCGCACCGGCGCGGCGCAAGTGATCTACGATCCTCTGACCACGGTTTCTTCCAGCGGAACGTTCACACGGACGCCGTTCGCGGGCAACCGGATTCCGGCCAACCGGCTCGACACGGTGGGCCGCAACATCGCGGCGACTTATCCGCTGCCGAGCCGGGAGGCGGCCTTCCTCGGCGCGAACAACTACAGCGCGTCGGCGAGCCTCTACGATCGCGCGGACCAGGCGACGGGCAAGATCGACCATGAGATCACATCGTGGTGGCGCGCCAGCGTTTCTTATCTCCATTACGGGAGCCGTGAACCGGGCGAGAACTGGTTCGGCGGCACCACCGGCCCCTCCTCGTGGCTGCTGGCGCGGAAAGTGGACGCGACCCAGGTGAACAGCATCCTCACTCCGGACGCAACCACCGTCGTCAGCCTGCGATACGGCTTCAACCGTTTCCCCAACGCGTCGACGCAGCGTTCGATGGGTTACAACCTCGGCGCGCTCGGATTCGCTTCCTCATTCGTGCAGGCGGTTCAAAGCCCGACCTTCCCGAACGTCACGATGGAGACGTTCTCGAACCTCGGCACCAACAGCAACTCCTTCTCGGTGTTCCATTCGAAGAACCTGCTCGGCAGCGTTTCGAAGTTCATCGGCCGCCACAACCTGAAAGCCGGCGCCGACTTTCGGCGCATCAACATCGACGGCGTCAACTACGGCAACAACGCGGGCGCGTTCACCTTCCGCGACGTATTCACGCGGGCGACGCCGGTGAGCGCCACGGCGGGAACCGGCAGCGACCTCGCGAGCATGCTGCTCGGGAGCGCCGCCGCCGGCGACGGCATTCTCGCCTCCGCGCTGTTTCAGCACGTGGACTACTACGCCCTCTACTTCCACGACGACTTCCGTCTGAATCCGAAACTGACTCTCAACCTCGGCCTCCGCTACGAATACGAGACCGGGCTTCGCGGCAACGACAACGCGTTGATCGTCGGGTTCGACCGCACCGTGACGAGTCCGCTACCGGTGGTGGCGGGTGCGTCGCCACTTCAGGGAGCGCTGATGTACGCCGGGCTCAACGGCGCGCCGGCGCAAACGGGAAACAACAACCGGAACAAGCTCTCGCCGCGCATCGGCGCCGCCTACGCGCTCGACTCGAAAACGACGCTCCGCGGCGGTTACGGGTTGTTCTGGGCGCCGATTCCGTACGGTCTGCAATCGACGCTCGGCTACGCGCAGACCACGCCTGTGCTCGCCTCTATCGACGGAAATGCGACTCCGGCATCCGTCCTCTCCAATCCCTTCCCGAGCGGCCTGTTGCCGATCGTCGGCAACAGCCTCGGCCAACTCGCGGGCGTGGGCCAATCGATCAGCTTCATCGATCAGTTCCACCGCTCGCCGCGAGTTCACCAATACTCCTTTGACATCCAGCGCGACTTCGGCGGGATCACCGTTCTCGCCGGCTACGTCGGCACGCTGAGCCGCAATATGGTGCTCGGCACGGGCAACATCAACATCAACCAGCTCGAACCGTCGAACCTCGCGCTCGGTTCGGCGCTGCTGGCGCGGGTTCCGAACCCGTACTACGCCTCCGGCGGAACCGGTCTCGTCGGGGCAACGTCGATCACGCGGGCGCAGTCGCTGTTGCCGTTTCCGCAGTTCGACCGCGTGAACCTGACGTTCTCCGATCGGAACTCGGGCCGCTACGACTCGCTGGTGCTCAAGGCTCAGAAACGGATGTCGTTCGGGCTCAGCTTTGTCTCCACGTGGACCTACTCGAAGAACCAGGACGGAAGCTTCGGCGGCCCGGGAAACAACCTGAACGGCGCCGGAACCATCCAGAACGCCTATGACACTCGCGCCGAGTACGGCCTGGCGGTTGTCGACGCGACGCACCGGCTTTCGAGCGCGTTCACCTACGAATTGCCGTTCGGCAGGGGCCGCAAGTGGCTGAGCGCGAACCGGGCGCTCGATCTCGTCGCGGGCGGCTGGTCCATGAACGCGATCTCGATCTACCAGAGCGGCTTCCCGCTGGCGATCACACAGCAATCGAACAACAACAGCGCGCTGGGCGCGGGCGGCCAGCGGCCGAACGCCACTGGAGCCTCGCCCGCGGCCGCCGGCAGCTTCGCCTCGCGGCTCGACGGGTGGATCAACCCGGCGGCCTTCTCGCAGGCCCCGGCGTACACCTTCGGCAACGTGAGCCGGTCGATCGGGTTGCGCGGGCCGGGCCAGGCGAGTTGGGATATGTCCGTCTTCAAGACCTTCACGCTGCTCGAAGGCGTAAAGGCGCAGTTCCGCGCGGAAGCGCTCAACGCGTTCAATACCCCGCTATTCCGGTCGCCGAACTCGGCGTTCGGGAACGCTAACTTCGGCCGTGTCACCAGCCAGGCGAACTTTCCGCGCCTGATCCAGCTCGGCGTCCGGTTCTTCCTCTAA
- a CDS encoding pyridoxal phosphate-dependent aminotransferase, whose translation MTILTQSQKQDFLARGFSRRSFGRIGALLGAGAALPFYNEPALAQLSRLRTPLPPGAVKINANENPQGPCTAALEAMRLALVDGGRYQYEETFAFAQTLAEQAGVPANYVLPFAGSSDPLHRVVLAYTSPEKTFVTADPGYEAGERAARYIGAKVVKVPLTKTYGHDVKGMLAAGDGAGVFYICNPNNPTGTVTSRADIEYLLANKPAGSILLLDEAYIHFTEEPFGTDLVAKDKDVIVLRTFSKLYGMAGLRAGAAIGRPDLLAKIMNYGAGALPATGMAGAKASLLSKGLVSERRASVKEIREEQFAFLEKKKIAYVPSVSNKFMIDVKMPATDFIKKMQEKKIFVGRSWPAWPTHVRITVGTAEEMKKFQLAIAEVMS comes from the coding sequence ATGACGATACTTACCCAGTCTCAGAAACAGGACTTCCTCGCGCGCGGATTCTCGCGGCGTTCCTTCGGGCGGATCGGCGCGCTGCTCGGCGCCGGCGCGGCGTTGCCGTTCTACAACGAACCGGCCCTCGCGCAGCTTTCCCGCCTGCGGACGCCGCTGCCGCCCGGCGCAGTGAAGATCAACGCCAACGAGAACCCGCAGGGGCCTTGCACGGCGGCGCTCGAAGCCATGCGGCTGGCGCTCGTCGACGGTGGACGATATCAGTACGAGGAGACGTTCGCCTTCGCGCAGACGCTCGCCGAGCAGGCGGGCGTACCGGCCAACTACGTGCTGCCGTTCGCGGGCTCGTCGGACCCGTTGCACCGCGTCGTTCTGGCCTACACGTCTCCGGAAAAGACGTTCGTCACGGCGGATCCGGGTTACGAAGCCGGCGAGCGCGCCGCCCGTTACATCGGCGCGAAGGTAGTCAAGGTTCCGCTTACCAAGACTTACGGCCACGATGTGAAGGGGATGCTGGCGGCCGGCGACGGCGCCGGGGTGTTCTATATCTGCAATCCGAATAACCCAACCGGGACGGTAACCTCCCGCGCCGATATCGAGTATCTGCTCGCCAACAAGCCGGCCGGCTCGATTCTCCTGCTCGATGAGGCCTACATCCACTTCACCGAAGAGCCCTTCGGCACGGATCTGGTGGCCAAGGACAAGGACGTGATCGTGCTGCGCACGTTCTCCAAGCTGTACGGGATGGCGGGTCTCCGCGCCGGAGCGGCGATCGGCCGGCCGGACCTGCTTGCCAAGATCATGAACTACGGTGCGGGCGCACTGCCGGCGACGGGGATGGCCGGGGCCAAGGCAAGCCTGCTGTCGAAGGGCCTCGTGTCCGAGCGGCGTGCTTCGGTGAAGGAGATCCGCGAGGAGCAGTTCGCGTTTCTCGAAAAGAAGAAGATCGCCTACGTCCCATCCGTGAGCAACAAGTTCATGATCGACGTGAAGATGCCCGCCACCGACTTCATCAAGAAGATGCAGGAGAAGAAGATCTTCGTCGGCCGGAGCTGGCCGGCGTGGCCTACTCATGTCCGCATCACCGTCGGCACGGCCGAGGAGATGAAGAAGTTCCAGCTCGCGATCGCTGAAGTGATGAGCTGA
- a CDS encoding SulP family inorganic anion transporter: MATSSRYDWARFRGDLAGGTIAALIALPYGIAMATMIGLPPVMGVFSSILTAPLTALLGRNPILIGGPASVTVPFLAAAVAQQGPAGAAKVTVIAGVALMAFCVIGLGRWIMKVPAPVISGFSCGIGAMMVLSQLKTMLAIPKPEGGWSESMIAQTVQVAADLGAGRPEPFVTAMLVVITATWAHRRSARLPAPLLGVAVAWLGSAALGWSGAEVGALPLEAPKLVTIAWVPGDVWVTLPSAVGLAVVAAANLLVTSRLVYHFLGDHKRQKRADHDRELGTYGIANVVAGVFGAPLSVGIPARSIANVRCGGSTSVSNLVHGAILAMLLWLGRDWLEHVPMAALAGVTAWIGFYLLDWSTWKRLDKMRVADAAGFLATALAVQVVNPAAAVAIGSLPYMAPKLREWSLAARGLAGAGTAAKVSS; encoded by the coding sequence ATGGCGACATCCTCGCGCTATGACTGGGCGCGATTTCGGGGCGACCTCGCCGGCGGAACCATCGCCGCGCTGATCGCGCTGCCCTATGGCATCGCGATGGCGACGATGATCGGGCTTCCGCCGGTGATGGGCGTGTTCAGTTCGATACTCACCGCCCCGTTGACCGCGCTGCTCGGCCGCAATCCCATCCTGATCGGCGGACCCGCCTCGGTGACGGTGCCTTTTCTTGCGGCCGCGGTGGCGCAGCAAGGGCCGGCCGGAGCCGCTAAGGTGACCGTCATCGCCGGCGTTGCGTTGATGGCGTTCTGCGTGATCGGGCTGGGCCGATGGATCATGAAGGTGCCGGCGCCGGTCATCTCGGGGTTTTCCTGCGGGATCGGCGCGATGATGGTTCTTTCGCAGTTGAAGACGATGCTCGCCATTCCGAAGCCGGAGGGCGGGTGGTCCGAATCGATGATCGCGCAGACGGTGCAGGTGGCGGCCGACCTTGGCGCGGGGAGGCCGGAACCGTTCGTGACGGCGATGCTGGTGGTGATCACGGCGACATGGGCGCACCGGCGTTCAGCGCGCCTTCCCGCTCCGCTCCTGGGCGTGGCGGTGGCGTGGCTGGGTTCGGCGGCGCTCGGGTGGAGCGGAGCCGAGGTGGGGGCGCTGCCGCTCGAGGCGCCGAAGCTCGTGACGATCGCTTGGGTGCCGGGCGACGTTTGGGTCACGCTGCCATCGGCGGTCGGGCTTGCCGTTGTGGCGGCGGCGAACCTGTTGGTGACGAGCCGTCTGGTCTACCATTTCCTCGGCGATCACAAGCGGCAAAAGCGCGCCGATCATGACCGGGAACTGGGGACCTACGGGATCGCCAACGTGGTGGCCGGCGTTTTTGGGGCGCCGTTGAGCGTGGGGATTCCGGCGCGCAGCATCGCCAACGTGCGGTGCGGCGGGTCGACGTCGGTTTCGAATCTCGTACACGGGGCGATTCTCGCGATGTTGCTTTGGCTGGGCCGGGACTGGCTGGAGCACGTTCCGATGGCGGCGCTGGCGGGAGTGACCGCGTGGATCGGATTCTACCTGCTCGACTGGAGCACGTGGAAGCGGCTGGACAAGATGCGGGTGGCGGACGCGGCGGGTTTTCTGGCGACGGCGCTGGCAGTGCAGGTCGTGAATCCGGCGGCGGCGGTGGCGATCGGGTCGCTGCCGTACATGGCGCCGAAGCTGCGGGAGTGGTCGCTCGCGGCGCGTGGGCTTGCCGGGGCAGGGACGGCGGCGAAGGTCAGCTCTTGA
- a CDS encoding GlsB/YeaQ/YmgE family stress response membrane protein: MLSFIWTLLIGLIAGAIAKSIMPGKIRGGFLLTMLLGVGGSIVGRMIGRAVGLYAQGETAGLIMSVLGAVVILFLYGKIKS, translated from the coding sequence ATGCTCTCATTCATCTGGACCCTGCTCATCGGCCTCATCGCCGGCGCCATCGCCAAATCGATCATGCCCGGAAAGATCCGCGGCGGGTTCCTCCTCACCATGCTGCTCGGCGTCGGCGGTTCGATCGTCGGCCGGATGATCGGGCGCGCTGTCGGGCTTTACGCGCAAGGCGAAACCGCCGGCCTGATCATGTCGGTCCTAGGCGCGGTCGTGATCCTCTTCCTATACGGAAAAATCAAGAGCTGA
- the rpsL gene encoding 30S ribosomal protein S12, whose translation MPTFNQLVRKGRTPTKFKTASPALQQCPQKRGVCTRVYTTTPKKPNSALRKVARVRLTNGIEVTTYIPGVGHNLQEHSIVLIRGGRVKDLPGVRYHIVRGTLDAAGVADRKQGRSKYGAKRPKAGEAAKAKGKR comes from the coding sequence GTGCCTACGTTCAACCAGCTTGTTCGCAAGGGCCGCACGCCCACCAAGTTCAAGACGGCGAGTCCGGCGCTGCAGCAATGTCCGCAAAAGCGCGGTGTGTGCACGCGCGTCTACACGACGACGCCCAAGAAACCGAACTCGGCGCTGCGGAAAGTAGCCCGTGTGCGATTGACCAACGGGATCGAGGTCACCACCTACATCCCCGGCGTCGGCCATAACCTGCAGGAGCACTCGATCGTGCTGATCCGCGGGGGCCGTGTAAAGGATCTTCCCGGCGTGCGCTACCACATCGTGCGCGGCACGCTCGATGCGGCCGGCGTGGCGGACCGGAAGCAGGGCCGCTCGAAGTATGGGGCCAAGCGTCCGAAAGCCGGCGAAGCGGCTAAAGCGAAGGGGAAGAGGTAA
- the rpsG gene encoding 30S ribosomal protein S7 has translation MRRRRAEVREVNADPVYNSTLVEKFVNSMMWDGKKAVSQRIFYGAMQQIQDKTGEDALKIFKKAVENCKPVLEVKTRRVGGANYQVPIEVPNNRRTSLAIRWLLMNARSRPEKGMPEKLAAEVSDAANMRGGAVKKKDDVHRMAEANKAFAHYRW, from the coding sequence ATGCGCCGACGCAGAGCTGAAGTTCGCGAAGTTAACGCCGACCCGGTGTACAACTCGACGCTGGTTGAGAAGTTTGTGAATTCGATGATGTGGGACGGCAAGAAGGCCGTTTCGCAGCGGATTTTCTACGGAGCGATGCAGCAGATCCAGGACAAGACCGGTGAGGACGCGCTCAAGATCTTCAAGAAGGCCGTGGAGAACTGCAAACCGGTGCTCGAGGTGAAGACGCGGCGAGTGGGCGGCGCGAATTACCAAGTGCCGATCGAGGTTCCGAATAATCGCCGGACTTCGCTCGCGATTCGCTGGCTGCTTATGAACGCCCGGTCGCGGCCGGAGAAGGGCATGCCGGAAAAGCTCGCGGCGGAGGTGAGCGACGCCGCCAACATGCGCGGCGGCGCCGTGAAGAAGAAGGACGACGTTCACCGCATGGCGGAAGCCAACAAGGCTTTTGCTCACTATCGTTGGTAA
- the fusA gene encoding elongation factor G: protein MPRTVALEKMRNIGIMAHIDAGKTTTTERILYYTGRTYKIGEVHEGTAVMDWMAQEQERGITITSAATTCQWQDVHINIIDTPGHVDFTAEVERSLRVLDGAVAVFDAVAGVQPQTETVWRQADKYRVPRICFINKMDRIGADFFHAVDTIVDRLNCKPVPLHIPVGAEDKFQGVVNLVTMKARIWRDETLGAKYDDVEIPADLAEQAKMYHDQLVEAVAEHDDDLMHKFLEGEEISPKELTAGVRKATIEQKIFPVICGTAFKNKGVQDLLDSVVAYLPSPLDVPPVEGTEVDDTSVVVTRKSDDKEPMSGLVFKIMTDPFVGQLAFVRIYSGVLNSGESVYNVAKGRNERIGRLVKMHANKREEIQEIRAGDICAVVGLKTASTGDTICDPDHPVILESIEFPAPVIQLAIEPKTKVDQEKLGLAIQKLVQEDPTLRVHTDTETGQTILSGMGELHLEIIVDRMKREFNVEANVGKPQVAYRETIRKEAEAQGRHVRQSGGKGQYGDVWLKVEPLEPGTGFEFKNAIVGGVVPKEYIPAVEKGVKEALEGGVLAGYPIEDVRVTLFDGSYHDVDSSEMAFKIAGSIGVKDAVKRAKLVLLEPVMAVEVVVPEDYMGDVIGDLNSRRGRIEGMELRGTSQIIRSFVPLAEMFGYATDLRSRTQGRGSFTMHFGKYEEVPAAISEEIVSRVQGKVTK, encoded by the coding sequence ATGCCCCGCACCGTAGCACTCGAGAAGATGCGAAATATTGGCATCATGGCGCACATTGATGCCGGTAAGACCACCACGACCGAGCGCATCCTTTATTACACCGGCCGTACGTACAAGATCGGCGAGGTCCACGAAGGCACCGCGGTGATGGATTGGATGGCGCAAGAGCAGGAACGAGGGATCACGATCACCTCGGCGGCCACCACGTGCCAGTGGCAGGATGTTCACATCAACATTATCGATACGCCCGGCCACGTGGATTTCACGGCCGAGGTGGAGCGCAGCCTCCGCGTGCTCGACGGAGCGGTGGCGGTGTTCGACGCGGTGGCGGGCGTGCAGCCGCAGACCGAAACAGTCTGGCGGCAGGCGGACAAGTATCGCGTTCCACGCATTTGCTTCATCAATAAGATGGACCGCATCGGCGCGGACTTCTTCCACGCCGTCGATACGATCGTCGACCGGCTGAACTGCAAGCCGGTGCCGCTGCACATCCCGGTTGGGGCGGAAGACAAGTTTCAGGGCGTCGTGAACCTGGTGACGATGAAGGCGCGCATCTGGCGCGACGAGACTCTCGGCGCCAAGTACGACGACGTCGAAATTCCGGCCGATCTCGCCGAGCAGGCGAAGATGTATCACGACCAGTTGGTCGAGGCCGTCGCCGAGCACGACGACGATCTGATGCACAAGTTCCTCGAAGGCGAGGAAATTTCGCCGAAGGAACTCACCGCCGGCGTTCGCAAAGCCACCATCGAACAGAAGATCTTCCCGGTGATCTGCGGCACGGCGTTCAAGAACAAAGGCGTGCAGGACCTGCTCGACTCCGTGGTCGCCTACCTGCCCTCGCCGCTCGATGTCCCGCCGGTCGAAGGCACCGAAGTAGACGACACCTCGGTCGTCGTGACGCGCAAGTCCGACGACAAGGAACCGATGTCGGGCTTGGTGTTTAAGATCATGACCGATCCGTTCGTCGGCCAGTTGGCCTTCGTGCGAATCTACTCGGGCGTGCTGAACTCGGGCGAGTCGGTTTACAACGTCGCCAAGGGGCGCAACGAACGCATCGGCCGGCTGGTGAAGATGCACGCGAACAAGCGCGAGGAGATCCAGGAGATCCGCGCCGGCGACATCTGCGCCGTGGTGGGGCTGAAGACGGCCTCGACCGGCGACACCATCTGCGATCCGGACCATCCGGTGATTCTCGAGTCGATCGAGTTCCCGGCGCCGGTGATCCAGCTCGCCATTGAGCCGAAGACCAAGGTCGACCAGGAGAAGCTGGGTCTCGCGATTCAGAAGCTCGTCCAGGAGGATCCCACCCTGCGCGTGCACACCGATACCGAGACGGGCCAGACGATTCTTTCCGGCATGGGCGAGCTTCACCTCGAGATCATCGTCGACCGGATGAAGCGCGAGTTCAACGTCGAGGCGAACGTCGGCAAACCGCAGGTGGCATACCGCGAAACGATCCGCAAGGAAGCCGAGGCTCAAGGCCGGCACGTGCGGCAGTCCGGCGGTAAGGGCCAATACGGCGACGTCTGGCTGAAGGTGGAGCCGCTTGAACCGGGCACGGGCTTCGAATTCAAGAACGCGATCGTCGGCGGCGTGGTGCCGAAGGAATACATTCCGGCGGTGGAAAAGGGCGTGAAGGAAGCGCTCGAAGGCGGCGTGCTGGCGGGGTATCCGATCGAGGATGTCCGCGTCACGCTGTTCGATGGCAGCTACCACGACGTCGATTCGTCGGAAATGGCGTTCAAGATCGCCGGCTCGATCGGCGTGAAGGATGCCGTGAAGAGGGCGAAGCTGGTTCTGCTCGAACCTGTGATGGCGGTGGAAGTGGTTGTGCCCGAGGATTACATGGGCGATGTGATCGGGGACCTGAACTCGCGGCGCGGCCGCATCGAAGGCATGGAGTTGCGGGGCACCTCGCAGATCATCCGGTCCTTCGTGCCGCTGGCCGAGATGTTCGGCTACGCTACCGATCTGCGGTCGCGGACGCAGGGCCGCGGCAGCTTCACGATGCATTTCGGCAAGTATGAAGAGGTGCCGGCGGCGATTTCCGAAGAAATCGTCAGCCGCGTGCAAGGCAAAGTGACCAAGTAG
- the tuf gene encoding elongation factor Tu, with amino-acid sequence MAKEKFDRSKPHVNVGTIGHIDHGKTTLTAAITKTLAKHNPKVKFRSFDSIDNAPEEKARGITIAVAHVEYETPNRHYAHVDCPGHADYIKNMITGAAQMDGAILVVAATDGPMPQTREHILLARQVGVPYIVVALNKVDAVEDPELLELVEMEVRELLSSYQFPGDDLPVVRVSALGALNGEDKWEKAIDDLMAKVDEYIPLPQRDREKAFLMPIEDIFSIQGRGTVVTGRIESGIVKVGEEVEIVGFRDTRKTTVTGVEMFKKLLDQGEAGDNVGLLLRGIDKNDVERGQVLAKPGSITPHTKFKGEVYVLSKEEGGRHTPFFNGYRPQFYFRTTDVTGVATLPQGTEMVMPGDNVSLEIELITPVAMAKGLRFAIREGGRTVGAGTVTEIMN; translated from the coding sequence ATGGCAAAAGAGAAATTTGACCGCAGCAAACCGCACGTGAACGTGGGAACGATCGGCCACATCGATCACGGGAAGACGACGCTCACGGCAGCCATCACCAAGACGCTCGCGAAGCACAATCCGAAGGTGAAGTTCCGGAGCTTCGATTCGATCGACAACGCGCCGGAAGAGAAAGCTCGTGGCATCACGATCGCCGTCGCGCACGTGGAATACGAGACGCCGAACCGGCACTACGCGCACGTCGACTGCCCGGGTCACGCCGACTACATCAAGAACATGATCACGGGCGCGGCCCAGATGGACGGGGCGATCCTCGTCGTGGCCGCCACCGACGGTCCGATGCCGCAGACGCGGGAGCACATCCTGCTCGCCCGCCAGGTGGGCGTGCCCTACATCGTCGTCGCGCTGAACAAGGTGGATGCGGTGGAGGATCCCGAACTGCTCGAGTTGGTGGAGATGGAAGTGCGGGAGCTGCTTTCGAGCTACCAGTTCCCGGGCGACGATCTGCCGGTGGTGCGGGTGAGCGCGCTCGGCGCGTTGAACGGCGAGGACAAGTGGGAGAAGGCGATCGACGATTTGATGGCGAAGGTGGATGAGTACATCCCGTTGCCGCAGCGGGACCGCGAGAAGGCGTTCCTGATGCCGATCGAAGATATCTTCTCGATTCAGGGCCGCGGCACGGTGGTGACGGGGCGTATCGAGAGCGGAATCGTGAAGGTCGGCGAGGAAGTCGAAATCGTGGGCTTCCGGGACACGCGGAAGACGACGGTGACCGGCGTCGAAATGTTCAAGAAGCTGCTCGACCAGGGCGAGGCCGGCGACAACGTGGGCCTGCTGCTGCGCGGCATCGACAAGAACGACGTGGAGCGCGGGCAGGTGCTGGCCAAGCCGGGGTCGATCACGCCGCACACCAAGTTCAAAGGCGAAGTCTACGTGCTGTCGAAGGAAGAGGGCGGGCGTCACACGCCGTTCTTCAATGGCTACCGGCCGCAGTTCTACTTCCGGACGACGGACGTGACCGGCGTCGCTACTCTCCCGCAAGGCACCGAAATGGTGATGCCGGGCGACAACGTCAGCCTGGAAATCGAGCTGATTACCCCGGTGGCGATGGCCAAGGGGCTGCGGTTCGCGATTCGCGAAGGCGGCCGTACCGTCGGCGCCGGCACCGTGACCGAGATCATGAACTGA
- the rpsJ gene encoding 30S ribosomal protein S10, which yields MAIRERIRIRLKAYDHRILDQSTGEIVQTAKRTGAQVAGPIPLPTLKNKFTVLRSPHVDKKSREQFEMRTHKRLVDILEPTQDTVDALMKLDLPAGVDVEIKAFGKK from the coding sequence ATGGCGATCCGAGAACGAATCCGAATCCGGTTGAAAGCGTACGATCACCGGATCCTCGACCAGTCGACAGGCGAAATCGTACAGACGGCGAAGCGGACCGGCGCGCAGGTGGCCGGGCCGATTCCGCTGCCGACGCTGAAGAACAAGTTCACCGTGTTGCGGTCGCCGCACGTCGACAAAAAGTCGCGGGAGCAGTTCGAGATGAGGACGCATAAGCGGCTCGTCGACATCCTCGAGCCGACCCAGGACACCGTGGACGCGCTCATGAAACTCGATCTTCCGGCCGGAGTGGACGTGGAGATCAAGGCGTTCGGGAAGAAGTAG